The Catenuloplanes niger genome includes a window with the following:
- a CDS encoding helix-turn-helix domain-containing protein — MSMVDPPPDARPLGPLLTALRRGLGWSQDRVAEQLCAASGRHTVTRHEISRWERAERVPSEFWRRWLATVLGADPADLARSAATARRALPGEPGPAAALPGRAVTRPTGSTGAPAAETARLRRAAHAWLATPSGADLPAARAAPALRRRLLRLAGAVVTGPGATGPAELPGLRRLDDLVGGADLAATLGRRLITAHAEPGLAEAAGLTSVAEGAQLLGWVAADAGRWRTAVAAHRVALQAAHVAGARPLAGYVLSSASHLLTEAGDPGTGLLLARTAWSGAARSGGATGRALLLHRAALACALSGRHREADVALAAARRAADRADPGHDPAWLYWLTPEELAGMTGRCQAALGRPMRAVGPLLLAARAAPGPRTAALHRAWLARAFADGGDVERACAAGSTALHDAIRAGSVRAATQVRRLQARLRAHPRHPAARRYREEFAAARDLLADVRPTA; from the coding sequence ATGTCCATGGTCGATCCCCCACCCGACGCCCGTCCGCTGGGCCCGCTGCTGACCGCGCTGCGCCGTGGCCTCGGCTGGAGTCAGGACCGGGTCGCGGAGCAGCTCTGCGCCGCGTCCGGTCGGCACACGGTCACCCGGCACGAGATCAGCCGCTGGGAGCGTGCGGAGCGGGTGCCCAGCGAGTTCTGGCGCCGCTGGCTGGCCACCGTCCTCGGCGCGGACCCGGCCGACCTGGCCCGGTCCGCCGCCACGGCCCGCCGCGCGCTGCCCGGCGAACCCGGTCCGGCCGCCGCGCTCCCGGGCCGCGCCGTCACCCGGCCGACCGGGTCCACCGGGGCCCCGGCCGCGGAGACCGCCCGGCTGCGCCGCGCCGCGCACGCCTGGCTGGCCACGCCGTCCGGCGCGGACCTTCCGGCCGCACGTGCCGCACCGGCGCTGCGCCGACGGCTGCTCCGGCTGGCCGGCGCCGTGGTGACCGGTCCGGGCGCGACCGGCCCGGCCGAGCTGCCCGGTCTGCGCCGGCTGGACGATCTGGTCGGCGGCGCGGACCTGGCCGCCACCCTGGGCCGACGGCTGATCACCGCACACGCCGAGCCCGGCCTGGCGGAGGCGGCCGGGCTCACGTCGGTTGCCGAGGGCGCGCAACTGCTCGGCTGGGTGGCCGCGGACGCCGGCCGGTGGCGCACCGCGGTCGCGGCGCACCGGGTGGCGCTGCAGGCCGCGCACGTGGCCGGGGCCCGACCGCTCGCCGGTTACGTGCTGTCCTCCGCGAGCCACCTGCTCACCGAGGCCGGCGATCCCGGCACCGGCCTGCTGCTGGCCCGCACCGCCTGGTCCGGCGCCGCCCGCTCCGGCGGCGCGACCGGCCGGGCGCTGCTGCTCCACCGCGCCGCGCTGGCCTGCGCGCTGTCCGGCCGGCACCGGGAGGCCGACGTCGCGCTCGCCGCGGCCCGGCGCGCGGCCGACCGGGCCGATCCCGGGCACGACCCCGCCTGGCTGTACTGGCTGACTCCCGAGGAGCTGGCCGGCATGACCGGTCGCTGCCAGGCCGCGCTGGGCCGGCCGATGCGGGCGGTGGGCCCGCTGCTGCTGGCCGCGCGGGCCGCACCCGGCCCGCGCACCGCCGCGCTGCACCGCGCCTGGCTCGCCCGCGCGTTCGCGGACGGCGGTGACGTGGAGCGCGCCTGCGCGGCCGGGTCCACCGCGCTGCACGACGCGATCCGGGCCGGGTCCGTGCGGGCCGCCACGCAGGTGCGCCGCCTGCAGGCCCGCCTCCGCGCACACCCGCGGCACCCGGCCGCCCGGCGGTACCGCGAGGAGTTCGCGGCGGCCCGCGACCTCCTCGCGGACGTCCGGCCGACTGCGTGA
- a CDS encoding polyprenyl synthetase family protein: protein MVVTSTASPVDRHGLRARVDKALAAFLAHQRTRMHGIDDALDDVIEALEAFVLRGGKRLRPAFGYWGYRGAGGIDSDAVVTGLSALELVQASALIHDDLIDRSDTRRGEPSVHRRFAARHRAAGWHGDPDDFGASAAILLGDLCLAWSDEMLHGAGLDPEVLTRARGAFDEMRTEVMAGQYLDVLAQNDGDTSADRAAKIAIYKSAKYTVERPLLLGAALADAPAPVLATYSAYGLPLGEAFQLRDDVLGVFGDPAQTGKPAGDDLREGKRTFLIAAALREAGPADRETLLTGLGDPALDTAGVDRLRTIITETGALARAEERITTLTSAALTALTAVPLEPEAYDTLTALAAAATSRTI from the coding sequence CTGGTGGTGACCAGCACCGCTTCCCCGGTCGACCGCCACGGTCTGCGCGCCCGTGTCGACAAGGCCCTCGCCGCGTTCCTCGCGCACCAGCGCACCCGCATGCACGGCATCGACGACGCGCTCGACGACGTGATCGAGGCGCTGGAGGCGTTCGTGCTGCGCGGCGGCAAGCGGCTGCGTCCCGCGTTCGGCTACTGGGGTTACCGCGGCGCCGGCGGCATCGACTCGGACGCGGTGGTCACCGGCCTGTCCGCACTGGAGCTGGTGCAGGCCAGCGCGCTGATCCACGATGACCTGATCGACCGGTCGGACACCCGGCGCGGCGAGCCGTCGGTGCACCGCCGGTTCGCGGCCCGGCACCGTGCGGCCGGCTGGCACGGCGACCCGGACGACTTCGGCGCCTCCGCCGCGATCCTGCTCGGCGACCTGTGCCTGGCCTGGTCGGACGAGATGCTGCACGGCGCCGGGCTCGATCCGGAGGTGCTGACCCGGGCGCGCGGCGCGTTCGACGAGATGCGCACCGAGGTGATGGCCGGGCAGTACCTCGACGTGCTGGCGCAGAACGACGGTGACACGTCCGCGGACCGGGCCGCCAAGATCGCTATCTACAAGTCCGCGAAGTACACGGTCGAGCGACCGCTGCTGCTCGGCGCCGCGCTGGCCGACGCGCCCGCGCCGGTGCTGGCCACCTACTCCGCGTACGGTCTGCCGCTCGGCGAGGCGTTCCAGCTGCGCGACGACGTGCTCGGCGTGTTCGGTGACCCGGCGCAGACCGGCAAGCCGGCCGGCGACGACCTGCGCGAGGGCAAGCGCACGTTCCTGATCGCGGCCGCGCTGCGCGAGGCGGGCCCGGCGGACCGGGAGACGCTGCTGACCGGCCTCGGCGACCCGGCGCTGGACACGGCCGGGGTGGACCGGCTGCGCACGATCATCACGGAGACCGGCGCGCTGGCCCGGGCCGAGGAGCGGATCACCACGTTGACCTCGGCCGCGCTGACCGCGCTGACCGCCGTGCCACTGGAGCCGGAGGCGTACGACACGCTCACCGCGCTCGCGGCCGCGGCCACCAGCCGCACGATCTGA
- a CDS encoding Rv2175c family DNA-binding protein, with translation MVTEPRDVNAGETPGPAEWLTLPDVAERLDLGISKVHQMIRDRALLAVRRDGIMRVPAELVANSTVLKHLPGVLTLLHDAGYNDQEALEWLYAEDDTLPGSPASALAGPRATEVKRRAQAAGF, from the coding sequence GTGGTGACCGAACCCCGTGATGTGAATGCCGGTGAAACCCCGGGTCCCGCCGAGTGGCTGACCCTGCCGGACGTCGCCGAGCGCCTGGATCTGGGCATCAGCAAGGTGCACCAGATGATCAGAGACCGTGCGCTGCTGGCGGTCCGTCGTGACGGCATCATGCGGGTGCCCGCTGAGCTGGTGGCCAATAGCACCGTGCTCAAGCACCTCCCCGGCGTCCTCACGTTGCTGCACGACGCTGGGTACAACGACCAAGAGGCTTTGGAGTGGCTCTACGCCGAAGATGACACTTTGCCCGGTTCGCCCGCTTCGGCGCTGGCCGGACCGCGGGCGACCGAGGTCAAGCGGCGCGCCCAGGCCGCCGGTTTCTGA
- the pknB gene encoding Stk1 family PASTA domain-containing Ser/Thr kinase — protein sequence MDTQVADELLGSLVDGRYRIRGRVARGGMATVYTATDERLERTVALKIIHPSQSRDPRFLERFTDEAKTIARLTHPNVVAVYDQGVHRGLPYLVMEYVRGRTLRDILAQRRRLEPGEALTILDQMLAAVAAAHRAGLVHRDVKPENVLVAEPPSGGLMDAVVKVADFGLARAVEASAEDESGGGQLMATVAYVAPELVSEGKADTRTDVYASGIVLFEMLTGRVPYDGDQPIEIAWAHVDNDVPAPSSLVPGLPASVDALVRSATRRDPAARPSDAGRLLTAVQAVRDELGSTPAAPPAVPPAAASHRAAEAATARMRPITDPTQVVTQVQQPVTDDRPSWSRLPGQPERARPQTYSAGSYASTGGTYSSGAPGASGGNAYGTPRRPAPVDNQRTRIALIAGALVVLTVLLVGGWWLGFGRYTSVPAATNLTQADAQTTLTQAGFVVQIGEGRYDAAVPKDSVVAQEPPSGSRLTKGSVVTLILSLGPERFTVPDVVGKDFAVAKLELENRGLAVERGPDKFDNAIPEGFVVAIEPKENAEVKPGDRVTVTVSKGRAPITVPSLIGKNVNQARSELAALGLNLLEERKDDPNRARDEVIAQDPADGTGVEEGADIRVTVSNGPPQLTLPRVVDQPCPAAKAQLEALGLRVRTDVNPNATVRFQNPGENTPVDPNTEVVLTCF from the coding sequence ATGGATACTCAGGTCGCCGACGAACTTCTGGGCTCGCTTGTCGACGGGCGCTACCGCATTCGCGGTCGTGTCGCCCGTGGTGGCATGGCGACCGTGTACACCGCTACCGACGAGCGCCTCGAGCGCACGGTAGCGCTCAAGATCATCCATCCCTCGCAGAGCCGGGATCCACGCTTCCTGGAGCGGTTCACCGACGAGGCGAAGACGATAGCGCGGCTGACCCACCCCAACGTGGTCGCCGTCTACGACCAGGGCGTCCACCGCGGCCTGCCCTACCTGGTGATGGAGTACGTGCGCGGCCGCACGCTGCGCGACATACTCGCCCAGCGGCGCCGCCTGGAGCCGGGCGAGGCGCTCACGATCCTGGACCAGATGCTGGCCGCGGTCGCCGCCGCGCACCGCGCCGGGCTGGTGCACCGCGACGTCAAGCCGGAGAACGTGCTGGTCGCCGAGCCGCCGAGCGGCGGGTTGATGGACGCGGTGGTCAAGGTCGCGGACTTCGGCCTGGCCCGCGCGGTCGAGGCCAGCGCGGAGGACGAGTCCGGCGGCGGCCAGCTGATGGCCACCGTCGCCTACGTGGCACCCGAGCTGGTCTCCGAGGGCAAGGCGGACACCCGCACCGACGTCTACGCGTCCGGCATCGTGCTGTTCGAGATGCTCACCGGCCGCGTGCCGTACGACGGCGACCAGCCGATCGAGATCGCCTGGGCACACGTCGACAACGACGTCCCCGCACCGTCCTCGCTGGTCCCGGGCCTGCCCGCGTCCGTGGACGCGCTGGTCCGGTCCGCCACCCGGCGCGACCCGGCGGCCCGCCCGTCGGACGCGGGCCGGCTGCTCACCGCGGTGCAGGCGGTGCGCGACGAGCTCGGCAGCACCCCGGCGGCGCCACCCGCGGTCCCGCCGGCGGCCGCATCGCACCGCGCCGCCGAGGCCGCGACCGCGCGCATGCGCCCGATCACCGATCCGACCCAGGTGGTCACGCAGGTCCAGCAGCCGGTGACGGACGATCGCCCGTCCTGGTCGCGCCTGCCCGGCCAGCCGGAGCGGGCCCGACCGCAGACGTACTCGGCGGGCAGTTACGCGTCCACCGGCGGCACCTACTCGTCCGGCGCGCCCGGTGCGTCCGGCGGCAACGCGTACGGAACGCCCCGGCGCCCGGCACCGGTCGACAACCAGCGCACCCGCATCGCCCTGATCGCCGGCGCGCTGGTCGTGCTGACCGTGCTGCTGGTCGGCGGCTGGTGGCTCGGCTTCGGGCGCTACACGAGCGTGCCGGCCGCGACCAACCTGACCCAGGCGGACGCGCAGACCACGCTGACCCAGGCCGGCTTCGTGGTCCAGATCGGCGAGGGGCGCTACGACGCGGCCGTGCCGAAGGACTCGGTCGTCGCCCAGGAGCCGCCGAGCGGCAGCCGGCTGACCAAGGGCTCGGTCGTCACGCTGATCCTCTCGCTCGGCCCGGAGCGGTTCACCGTGCCGGACGTGGTCGGCAAGGACTTCGCCGTGGCCAAGCTGGAGCTGGAGAACCGCGGGCTGGCGGTCGAGCGCGGCCCGGACAAGTTCGACAACGCGATTCCCGAGGGCTTCGTCGTCGCGATAGAGCCGAAGGAGAACGCCGAGGTCAAGCCGGGCGACCGGGTGACGGTCACGGTCAGCAAGGGCCGCGCGCCGATCACCGTGCCCAGCCTGATCGGCAAGAACGTCAACCAGGCGCGCTCCGAGCTGGCCGCGCTCGGGCTGAACCTGCTGGAGGAGCGCAAGGACGACCCGAACCGGGCCCGGGACGAGGTCATCGCGCAGGACCCGGCGGACGGCACCGGCGTCGAGGAGGGCGCGGACATCCGGGTGACCGTGAGCAACGGCCCGCCGCAGCTCACCCTGCCGCGCGTGGTCGACCAGCCCTGCCCGGCCGCGAAGGCGCAGCTGGAGGCGCTGGGCCTGCGGGTGCGCACCGACGTCAACCCGAACGCGACGGTCCGTTTCCAGAACCCGGGGGAGAACACCCCGGTCGATCCGAACACCGAGGTTGTGCTCACGTGCTTCTGA